A stretch of Vicinamibacterales bacterium DNA encodes these proteins:
- a CDS encoding carboxypeptidase-like regulatory domain-containing protein: MTSCLAVMLLVAQATSYQAASPPPRDVVTQKGTATVKGKVVTADTGKPLRRVQVSLSSPDLTESRSMSTTAQGLFEFKDLPAGRYNLTASRPGFLQVQYGQRRVGEAGRPLQIADGQQITDLSLALPRTGSIAGRITDEVGEPLANVSVFPAHWRYFRGRKRLVRAPGGASFNRTDETGQYRITGLEPGDYFVMATTRDTWTVDENPKERIGFNTTYAAGTANPADAQPVKVVSGQEAIAPDFAMVPGRVASISGTASASSGAPLAGESVEVSQEFMSPSGGSTFGMPGTKIGADGSFTIKSLAPGEYRLTVRRPGDKERGLEGATTIVALSGEDVSGVLLVTGAGGTISGRVVADSGAPLPAPDQRMRVNTRPVDAATTFTAFNADNGRVKDDWTFEVKDVIGRHSLSVTSLPAGWAVRSIDYFGKDLADTSIDVASGQHIEGVTIVLSKTLPTIAGTLLDQANRPADGSVLMFPEDADKWEENSRLIRTARPDAAGVFEFRHVVPGEYLAVPLEYVRPGDWSDPDFLRGLKEQATRVRVDAAGVTGLSLVLKRPQH; this comes from the coding sequence GTGACGTCATGTCTTGCTGTCATGCTGCTGGTCGCGCAAGCCACGAGCTATCAGGCCGCGTCCCCGCCGCCGCGCGACGTCGTCACGCAGAAGGGCACCGCAACGGTCAAAGGGAAGGTCGTGACCGCCGACACCGGAAAGCCGCTCCGCCGCGTGCAGGTGTCGCTGTCCTCGCCTGACCTCACCGAATCCCGATCGATGAGCACGACCGCGCAGGGGCTGTTCGAATTCAAGGACCTGCCCGCGGGCCGGTACAACCTGACCGCGTCGCGCCCCGGTTTTCTTCAGGTGCAATACGGCCAGCGGCGGGTCGGCGAAGCGGGACGGCCGCTGCAGATTGCCGACGGGCAGCAGATCACCGATCTCAGTCTCGCCCTGCCGCGGACCGGATCGATCGCCGGCCGGATCACGGACGAGGTCGGCGAGCCGCTGGCGAACGTGAGCGTGTTTCCAGCCCACTGGCGCTACTTCCGCGGCCGCAAGCGGCTGGTCCGCGCCCCGGGAGGCGCCAGCTTCAATCGCACCGACGAAACCGGCCAGTACCGGATCACCGGACTCGAACCCGGTGACTACTTCGTGATGGCCACGACGCGGGACACGTGGACGGTCGACGAGAACCCGAAGGAGCGCATCGGGTTCAATACGACCTACGCCGCCGGTACGGCGAACCCCGCCGATGCGCAGCCGGTCAAGGTCGTCTCCGGTCAGGAAGCGATCGCGCCCGACTTCGCGATGGTGCCCGGGCGCGTCGCCTCGATCTCCGGCACGGCCAGCGCGTCATCGGGGGCGCCGCTCGCGGGCGAGTCGGTCGAGGTCTCGCAGGAGTTCATGAGCCCTTCGGGCGGCTCGACGTTCGGCATGCCCGGCACCAAGATCGGCGCGGATGGCAGCTTCACCATCAAGTCGCTGGCGCCCGGCGAGTATCGCCTCACCGTGCGCAGGCCGGGCGACAAGGAACGAGGCCTGGAAGGGGCCACCACGATCGTCGCGCTCAGCGGGGAGGACGTGTCCGGCGTGCTGCTCGTCACCGGAGCCGGCGGCACGATCTCGGGTCGAGTGGTCGCCGACAGCGGGGCGCCGCTGCCCGCTCCGGATCAGCGGATGCGCGTCAATACGCGGCCGGTCGACGCCGCCACCACGTTCACCGCGTTCAATGCGGACAACGGGCGCGTCAAGGACGACTGGACGTTTGAAGTCAAGGACGTCATCGGCCGGCATTCGCTGTCGGTCACGTCGCTGCCGGCCGGGTGGGCCGTGCGATCGATCGACTATTTCGGCAAGGACCTGGCGGACACCTCGATCGACGTGGCGAGCGGGCAGCACATCGAAGGTGTGACCATCGTGCTCTCGAAGACGCTGCCGACGATCGCCGGGACGCTGCTCGACCAGGCGAATCGCCCGGCCGACGGATCGGTGCTGATGTTTCCCGAGGACGCGGACAAGTGGGAGGAGAATTCGCGGTTGATCCGGACGGCACGTCCCGACGCGGCCGGCGTGTTCGAATTCCGCCACGTGGTCCCCGGGGAATATCTCGCGGTGCCGCTCGAGTACGTCCGGCCGGGCGACTGGTCGGATCCGGATTTTCTCCGCGGGCTGAAGGAACAGGCGACGCGGGTCCGCGTGGATGCGGCCGGCGTCACCGGATTGTCCCTGGTGCTGAAGCGCCCGCAGCACTGA
- the rho gene encoding transcription termination factor Rho, which produces MNLADLKDKSIQELTQIAKDLNVQGATGMRKQDLIFQILKAQTEKSGFIFSEGVLEVLPDGFGFLRAPDYNYLPGPDDIYVSPSQIRKFDLQTGDTVSGQIRSPKEGERYFALIKVEAVNFEAPEHVRDKLFFENLTPLYPQEKFTLETASDNLSGRVMDLMTPIGRGQRGLIVAPPRTGKTMLLQNIAQSVAKNHPEVYLIVLLIDERPEEVTDMQRSVNGEVIASTFDEPAQRHVQVAEMVIEKAKRLVEHKKDVLILLDSITRLARAYNAVIPSSGKVLSGGLDSNALQKPKRFFGAARKVEEGGSLTIIATALIDTGSRMDDVIFEEFKGTGNMEIHLDRKLSDKRVFPAIDLQKSGTRKEELLMPREDLNRVWVLRKVLSPLSATEGMELLLDKMGKAKSNADFLNSMQRA; this is translated from the coding sequence CTGAATCTCGCGGATCTGAAGGACAAGAGCATCCAGGAGCTGACGCAGATCGCCAAGGACCTCAACGTCCAGGGAGCCACCGGCATGCGCAAGCAGGATCTGATCTTCCAGATCCTCAAAGCGCAGACCGAGAAGAGCGGCTTCATCTTCTCGGAAGGCGTGCTCGAGGTCCTGCCCGACGGCTTCGGCTTCCTCCGCGCGCCCGACTACAACTACCTGCCCGGTCCCGACGACATCTACGTCTCGCCGTCGCAGATCCGCAAGTTCGACCTGCAGACCGGGGACACCGTCTCGGGGCAGATCCGATCGCCGAAGGAGGGTGAGCGCTATTTCGCGCTGATCAAGGTCGAGGCGGTCAACTTCGAGGCCCCCGAGCACGTCCGCGACAAGCTGTTCTTCGAGAACCTGACGCCGCTCTATCCGCAGGAGAAGTTCACCCTCGAGACGGCGTCCGACAACCTCTCGGGCCGCGTCATGGACCTGATGACGCCGATCGGCCGCGGCCAGCGCGGGCTGATCGTCGCGCCGCCGCGCACCGGCAAGACGATGCTGCTGCAGAACATCGCGCAGTCGGTCGCGAAGAACCACCCCGAGGTGTACCTCATCGTCCTGCTGATCGACGAGCGGCCGGAAGAAGTCACCGACATGCAGCGCTCGGTGAACGGCGAGGTCATCGCCTCGACGTTCGACGAGCCGGCACAGCGCCACGTGCAGGTGGCGGAGATGGTGATCGAAAAGGCCAAGCGGCTCGTCGAGCACAAGAAGGACGTCCTCATCCTGCTCGACTCGATCACCCGGCTCGCGCGCGCCTACAACGCCGTCATCCCCTCGTCGGGCAAGGTCCTGTCGGGCGGCCTCGACTCGAACGCGCTGCAGAAACCGAAGCGGTTCTTCGGCGCGGCGCGCAAGGTGGAGGAGGGGGGCTCGCTCACCATCATCGCCACCGCGCTGATCGACACCGGCTCGCGCATGGACGACGTGATCTTCGAGGAGTTCAAGGGCACGGGCAACATGGAGATCCATCTGGATCGCAAGCTGTCCGACAAGCGCGTGTTCCCGGCGATCGATCTGCAGAAGAGCGGCACCCGCAAGGAAGAATTGCTGATGCCGCGCGAGGATCTCAATCGCGTCTGGGTGCTGCGAAAGGTGCTGTCGCCGCTGTCGGCGACCGAGGGCATGGAACTGCTGCTCGACAAGATGGGGAAGGCGAAGTCGAACGCCGATTTCCTCAACTCGATGCAGCGCGCTTAG